In the genome of Astatotilapia calliptera chromosome 18, fAstCal1.2, whole genome shotgun sequence, the window aaGGCCTTTAAAATAGTTGCTCTGTGGCTTACTGCCACACTTCAAAAAATCATTACACTATTGCTAATTATATCAAGTGCAATTCATAAGGTCATTTcaacaaatcaaaaatcaatAACGTTTGAATTTGGTTTGGTCAAGTTTGCACTTTACTTGCAGTGAGGGCGTTACTTTCagctaaacatttaaaacattgatTCGAGAGTTTGAATGTAGATGTGTCAGCTGTTGATGGAACTAATTAGCCTGCTCTGTTTACCTGATGATTTCTTTTGTGGCTAGCTTAGACATAGCAATAATATTCTGATGACAATGGTACAAAACAGTTTATATATAATAATTACCAAATGTTATTGCTGCTCTGTACTGAAAGTCCCAGCCCCTACTGTTTCTGCTGCACAGAGATTCATGCAGTGTGCAGAGACACAAGTGCACGATTGTCACAGCACTGACACCGGTCTCACTACAAACTCCTCACCCAGGCACGCTTGAGTAGGATGTCTTAACGTCAAATTTGAATGCAGTGGCTTTGCGTATACCATTTTTAGCATGCAGAGTTAACATCTTCAGTGGGCAAACCTAGCCCTTCAGAGCGTTCATCCAATTATCCGCACAGTTTCAATGCACGTATTCCCAGTAAACGTTCAAAGTCCGGAGCTTTGCAAATGAAATTCACTTAAAAGAGCTGTGACAAAGACTTGACTAAATCTGCGCCGGCTGGAAGTGTCTTCTCATTTTTCTGTTAAATCAGTTTTCCCTTATTGTTGTACCTGATAAATTCCTGTGCGTCCAGAGTAATGTGtgaatcttgtttttatttctgttacttATGTTACTGGCATTGTTGTAGCTGACTTTGCCATAGTAGTGACTGCATAATGGCATATTGTGATAGTACTCTGTAATATAGCCACATCATCTTGTTACCCTGTTGCAGCTTTCCTTTCTGCTAATTAAAGCAGAGAATCCCCAACAATGCAATTTATCTTGATTTGTTGTCTATCACTGTGCTGTTGGGGTTTTAGTATATTGAAATGTTTATGTTCCTGCAAGATGAGCAGTAGATGCAGCCATTAGGGGATTTCAGACTCTTCTTTAGCTTGTTCTATTTGTGTATTATAGCCTGTAGTGCACGAATAGCCTATCATCAGTGGAGCCGTAGCTTTCTAAGCTAAGTGTGACTCTTTAATGTTTCCCTAAAGTTAGACTGTACTGTACACTTTTACTGCTTAGATTTAGAGTGCATTACAACTGTAATGCATGATTAATTTgcacttttatatttatcattGCATAAGCTTAATGTCTTTATGTGTTTAACATTTTTTGCCATTAACAGTAGCCATATTGAAGGAAAAGTATACTACACACAGTCTCCGTGTTTACAGTCTTGATTTACTTCACAGACAACACAACTGCCTATCTATATCTTCAAAAGGCTAAACATTTTATTAAGTCCTTatataaagctttaaaaaaatccttGTAGCTTTATAATATGCTTTATATGAAAAGACGTATTAAGGTATTGTGGAAAAGTCTAGGTGCAGAGGTTTATTGAAACATAAGCAAACATActtggaaatacagtatataagcgataacccacatagcaagcaggtctggcccggatctggtatcaagctggctctgctggctgacttctggcatgataagacgtatgtcatccagatatgggccaggtcTGCCAATGATGGCACTCTCTATGCAATTGCATGCCATATCTGGCCCGAttatggtttggtttatgtggcccaggcccaTAGAAAACAGGCCGGGATCCGGCATCAatctggcacttctgactggcTGGTGTTATGGCAGGgtgaatgtcaaccagatgtgggccaggtctggcaatgatgcactatttatgttcctattttcctattttagctagaagacccaaatgccaagttgcaatactatactgctatggtagccaataTTTcacaggtttgacaggtttgtgagtgtacactttatccaaaacctagtgagagTTTACTCATCTTTGccagtgggtggctgtagctcaggcggtagagcaggtcatctactgattcaAAGGTTAGTGGTTCGGTCCCCTGGCtcatccagtctgcatgtcaagagtgtgaaagtgtatgaatgtagttaggaagcactcagttaagagaaagtgtgtgattgggtgaatgtggcatgttgtatagagcactttcaGTAATCTGGGAGAGTTGAAGAATcagtctgaacagagttttttcatgttacttttgcactattatgcacatgttgttattacatggcttaattaaggtacacattaggctgacatctggggccagagctgaaactgttctgggccagcacagggccagcagtgtgtctgcaactggcccgtggctgcacacaacttacacatggcccacataccacaAAGAATGACAGCCCTTTGGTTGCCCAGACCAGGTTTGCCAGAGATAAtacacacatgggccagcacagtaccaccagtgtgtctgcaactggccttgtgctggcccatgaaTGGGCCACAtttggcaaaccagatctgggccaccaaagggccgtcattctttgcagtatgtgggccatgtgtaagcacattgtgtgggccacgtctgggccataccaattttgctatgtgggaagCTTAAAAGTCAGTATTTTTTATGAGCATCTAATAAAGTCACTGCTTTATTATGGCAGCTGGTGACTTTACTCGTgtcataacattaaaaaaataaggatTTTTATCAATACAGTCATAATCAGTCATATTTGAGatttataatcttttttttatcagtgtgATTACctgacatttttctttccaCAGGACTCTGCTGTGCCTGTTGGCTTGGGAGAAACAAAGTGAGGTGagaatttttaataataataataataataataataataataataataataataataataataataataataataacaataacaataataataacaacaacaacttagatttgtatagcgcttttcaagaaacccaaggacactttacacaAGAGTAAAAACACTATTTGCTTGAGGTTGAGGGTTTTGTTGAAGAGGTGAGTTCTGAGAAGCCCAGCCCAATGCACCGTCCAGTGACGTGGCATTGGGAAGATCATATGGGAGAAAGTACCAGAAAGTGGGGGCCGCCACACTGAAGGTTGTGTCCCCAAAGGTATGGAGGTTAGTGCGAGGGACAGAAAGCAGACCCATGGCTGATTTTTATATCTCTCTTCTGTTTTCCACAGTTTGTGCTAAAAAACATAGCAATGACCTGAATAGATTTTCTAGCTTTGGATCATGTAAACCTGGGTGAAATATCACTCTGTGTTTAATCATGCCTCGAATAAAAATGATTACGGAAAAAATTCCACATTTTCAACCGAGCATCCAAACTAAACACCGCTGCTGAAAAACATTCCACTTGACTTGAAACAACACACAGGGGGTTAATTACTGTTTCttactctttgttttttctacaGTTACGCACAAGCTTACAATCCCAGCTCTGGTATTCATATTTACTACAGCtgttaaatatgaataaatctcACATCTGATCTTACGTtgtaaaacagtttaaacaccATCAAAGTTGCataaatccaaaacaaaagagCATGTGCGGAGGAAATCTGTGCGCAAAGTTAGTGCCATGAAGCATTAGATGGAATTTGTGCAAACCCTTCTTCTGGGAAAAGGACAGGCGAGGCAGAAATGCGTCAATAATTCAGTCTCACATATCTCATATTTGACCTTACAGAAAAATTAATTCCCTTGTGTGGAAGTGAGTTTGAAGAGAGATGAAAACAGATGCTTGAGAAAAGGTGTAGatggggaaaaataaaatagcaaaataaaaaaataacaaaaaacaaaagaacagcaTCAGTATGAGAACCATGAGCTTTCACTCCTCTCTGCTGCATCCTCACTCACGTGTTGATTGATGGGATCACTTAGGCATAAAAAAAGAGACAGCTACATCAGACTGGCAAAACATCTCAGCAATAAAGGCTCGTGTGCGTACCTATTGTGAATATATATTATACTAGTAACGTGTGCTAAACTCTCCCGTTCTatctttttaatgaaaataattcaATTTTTAATGTTGACAGCTGCCCTTGGCAGTCCTTGAAGGGTTTTAATAAACCAAAAACTCTAATCTCTTCTTCAATCTTAAACATATTCATCCCTACAATATGCCTTTCAGAAACCATAAACTGCCTCCTGCATGAAAAATGGGGAATAATCCACTCACACAGTGACCAATGTTGTATTGCAAAGTGCCCGTGTATTTTGGAATAGCAAAATCATGTACTGACTACTCATTTGAGGTGCACTTAGCAGTGGCAGTACATTAAAAGTCTTGATTTCCATATTACTGCCATCATTAGTGTTATTTTTGCATAACTTTCTGTCTGTTAAATCAATTAGGGAGGTCTCTAATAACCAGCATGGGTCTGCAGGTAAACTGGTTGAGGGAATCATTTGGAGTGATTAGCAAAGGTGCACAATGTGGTTTcaatgcattcagcttttatgcctTAATGGAGACGAGCAAGCGTTGCCATTTTTGGATGTACTGCAGTTTTATTGGACAGTCTTATGCttgcttctgtgtttttgtctaccTGCTGTGATCCACACAGAGAAAGTAAGACTCAATCAGACACAGCAACATTAGCCTGATGACTTATATGTACTGAATCCATTGTGCCCATGACAACCATTGTGAGCCGAGCTTTGTCGGACATGCAATGACACAGCCCGCGAATTGTGTTATAGTAGACACAAAGAAAATCCATTTACTTGGTGGGGGCAACTGGAATAAGAGTATTTCACATTTCATTGTGTGAGATAGGCAGCATAATACATCATCTGTGATAAGAAGGTGTTGTTGTGAGTTTCAGCCAGATGgttgtgtcttttttctgtcTGGGGAATGCTGTACTTTTATCCTTTGTGTTAGCTTAGCTCCCTGGCGGTAATGCTGCTGTTGGCAAATCTGTATGTACAGTGTCACCTGAAACTGAGTTTTCCATTAGTGATCATACCATCAAACGGAAATCTGGGTATAAAACGAATCCAGAGTTATTTGTAGTAATGAATAGGCAGGCTAGCTGTTTTTCTAGTCTCAGTCTTTATGCTAATGTGGGTTGGTTGGCCAATTGATTATTTGATCTCCCTTTTTTCCAAAACATTCTTGATATTCATTTGCAACGTGGATACATTCATTGAGGTCCTTCTCcttctgtgttttgtgtctCCCACTGgcatgtgtttgtatatgtgtgcttaCCTCTTTCCAGAGTAGGTGCAGTCACTAGAGGACTTATGAAAAAGTACAAGTCTTAGCTGATGTCTTCAGCTGGACATGGCCCCGGCCTCAGTTGGGTGGTGGGGGTATGTGGCGAGGTGTGGCGAGGTGTGGTTCGTTGCGTGGCTGCGGGGGAAGCTGTTGTAGTCGTTGTTGTTGGTGGCGTATGGGCGGGTGGGAACTGAAAAGCTGCAGGTGCGAGTATTGTGGAAACcacaagagaaaataaagtgtATGTTGACAAGTGTGATAATGTGGTGGGGTCCCTCATTCGTGCcacatttatgttttaatgCTCTTAgtactgctgtttatttctaacATGACAGTTCCACGTTAGAGctctgcaacattaaactgatacatttaaacattaaaggttGCTGTCAGCCTAATAAAGGATTTTTTATTCTGGCGATTAAACAGGCATTGTTGGTGATAGGCTACAAATGTAACTAATCAGTTTTCTAATCTGTGTTCCAGTGTCTGTAAGTCCAACAGTGTAACTCATCAGCATTTGGACTAAGTGTACTTGTATACATGCACACTGCAGTGATAATGTGCTGCACAGTTTACTGTAAGTAGGCTTCATTCAGTAACGTTAGCTTTACTGATCGCTTATATAAAAGTTATTTCTTCAGGAGAGAATCTATATCAGACTTAGAggaaagcaaataaaagaatcATGATTTTAAACTGAAGCTCTTCAGCCAGACAGTAAGACCCACTTCACCAAACCTCTCTGGTGCCTTATTGCTTAATTTTGATGAACCTCAATAGTGGCGGCTACAGtagatatatatacaaaaatgtCTACTCCTTAGTCTGCCAAGCTCTAGGTTCCAAAATGCATAATGATGCAAATAATCATAAATATGGCACTGCATTTCCATGTTTTGTGCACTAAAAGTTAGTTAGTATGTTGATACCTGAAGCCCGTGCCACCTTCTCTATTTTCAACCCCAAACAgagctgcttgtttgttttttgtttcaaaaatgGCTCTTGTCTAGAAAGTTCATGAAACCAAACAATTTTGAAgcagttttgcttgttttatcaTATAGCTATATAGAAACCACCTTCAGCAAACACATACTGCAACAAAAATGTACTACATGCACAGGATGGTTCACTTGTGCATATACCAGTTCTGGACTATTTAAGAGAGCATTCTCAGACTATACAatacttttgtttatttggcTCCGTGGCATCGTGCTGATACTTTCAGTGTTAGTGGCAGACAGAAGCAggctttacatttttaaaacatgtccTTTGGCTGTAATCCTTATTAAGCTGCATAGCATAACCATGACATTTAATACTCAGTAATAAACAGCTTTAAAATACCTACAGAGAGGCcagtttaaaaagaatattGACATGTTTTTGAACAAGAATCAATACAGCTCTGGGTCTTGGTGTAAAGCAGCAGAGATTATTTGGGTTTTCAACACATTTTCAGTTGCAACCATCTATCTTAGTCCACAAGTAGCTGTGAAAGGACACTTGATATCTGCAGTGTTTAGCGGAAAAGGGAAAGAATAAATGGTTTATGAACCATTGACCTCTCACAGACTGGCCTCTACACTGTGACTCAGATCTACAGTCTCTCTATAAAGCCCTTTTCACATCTCATAGAATGAAGGGAAGACCACAGGGAAAAACTACACACTTCAAATATGGTCTATAGAGTCAGAAAAAGAGGGGAAAGGGAAAAACTTTctcttttaaaatacattttattatgtAGAAACCAAAGACAAAATGTACATTATTAACATCATAATGGTAATCACAGACTGACGTTAATGAAGCTTGAGTTCTTTCAGAGAGTCGACTTCACACATTAGAAATGCTAATATCTTGTTCTAGTGTTGCAGTCAGCAGGtataaaacaacacaacatgTTAAcatcaagaaaaacaatgctatgatacaaacataaaaaagactagatttctgcattcagaATGAACCTCTATAAACAAATCCACCTACCCACACCCACTCGCACATATGGGTAATGTTAATGTAGTTTCAGTAAGAGGATTGCTTTAGGCCTAATTCTAATGGGATGTGTAGCAGGATTCACAAAACAACTGTACTTCACTCTGAGAATTAACTTTGTAATATACTACACAAAACATAGACGAAACACGAAAAGTAAAGCGTAACGAACGAAATTAGAATAAAGCAGACACTGTGTGCTGCATCGTTTCAGCCTCTTTTTAGTGTAACTAAACTTTTCTGACGAGGTTACCCACCTAGAGTTATCCTTAAAGGGTTGATTTTGAGACAGAAAGCTGTGGTTCATGTGTTATTTCCCCTTCAATCGTCAGTCTTCTTAACCCATCACGAGTGTCATACAGTCAATCAAGAAGCTCTCTCAGAGGCCACTTGTGAACCAGGCTCCCCCAGAAATTACTGACTGACAATCTCCCCTCTTTAAAAGGCCAGATAATAATCTGATGCTTCAAATCACTGCACCAAGGTGATTTCCATTATTGTCTTTAATTAAAAGTCCATCAACATATTGTTTCATGCCAGAGCATAATAATGACTCCTTAACAATGGATCTCATAGGCAACCTGTGATCCGAACAGGAGACTCTGACTGAGGAAGAGCTCTTCTGGGTCTGTTGTTAGGGGCCCCTCTCCCCCATCTGCTGGGTTTCTGCGTAGTCCCAATCCCCCCGATCGTGTCAGAGTCTGAACCATTTCGTGATCGAGGAGAGCCTCCTTCATGCCCTTCTGTTGGACAAACCCGCTCATCATGGGACATGCAGACGAAGTGGAACCCAGGACCGGCTTGGCTCGGTTGAGTACGTACATCTCGTGGCCATGGTCATCGCGGTACTCCTCCAGCTGCGCAAAGGTGGTGGGTCCATCAGAGTAGTCGTTCACATAGAGGATGCTCTCTTCCTTGCTCGTGCAATAGGAGCCAGTGTCATCTTTCTGATACTGCTGGTGACGAGTGTAGATCATAATCAAGAGGAGAACAGCAGTGAGTGCCAGCAAGGAGATGCCAACAGCAATAGCAGTCTGTGTGGCAGGGCCCAGGGCATTAAAGTCCATGCTGTCTTGCTCATACAGAGGCTCCTGGCTAACATCCACAACCTCAGGCTGGTAAAAGGAGTTGGACGAAGATGAAACATAGGAGTGAGTGTTCAAACGAGGCCAAAACTGAGATGAATAGGAGGAAGAAGACATGTTGACTGCTAGGTGGAAAGTAACCCTAGCCACACCACCAGGGTTCCAGGCCTCGCATTCGTAGCGCCCAGCATGTGCTACGGTGACATTGCTGAGAAACAGCATGCCGCTGCCCATGTCTGGATCAAAGCTGTCCCTCTCGCCACCTTCCTCAGTTCCACGTACAGGCCCGTGGATTGCTCCAACACCTCCCACCTTGATCCCCCCACTGCTTGGTAAGGCTGTCACCGCTCCACCGGCCCCAGGCCTAAACAGCTCCCCATTGGGTCCCAGCTCTTGAACCAGGCCTCGAGGTGACAACTGTGGTTTACCATGGGAGGCTTTTTTCCAAGTCACTTGAGGCTGAGGGTATCCCGAGGCCTGGCAGGAGACTCGAAGACTCTCTCCTAGGCGAACGGTCAGGTGGCTTGGCTCGAGCTGCACTACTGGAGGGATGCAGACCAGACTGTTTGGAGGTACCTCCACCAGGCTGAGGTGGGAGAGGCGAGGAGGTTCAGAGCACATTAGCCGACGCTGCTCTGCAGAACTCAAGAGACGCTGTCCGTCTTCGCTTATCCAGGTTTTCAGCCAGCCAAGAGCGCAATCACAGCGCCATGGGTTCTCTATAGGGGAATGAAAGAAAGCAGTTAAGGAAACAGACATAAACGGAACGCAGTTTTCAAGGTCAAAATTAACCTAGCATAAATCTGATAGCATGGTGGAAAGTAACCCTGGCCACCTGCATGATCTACTGAAGTGgatttgttaaatatatttttttgttcatgTAATATCAACTttctaattcaattcagttaatCTATCCATcaattctcttccacttatccaatcaGGGTCAAGGGGGgctggaacctatcccagctgctgTAGAGTGAGAGGCGGAGTACACCCTGGACGGGTTGCCAGCCTGTCGCAGGGCtaccacagagagacagataaccatttgcactcacatttacacctgtgggcaatttagatttacCAAGATTTCAAACCCAGGACataagaaacttccagcagaaccaggctctgcCGTGACCAGTTGAGGATAATGGGAgtgagacaggacaaaaaacaTATTGTGGTGCTGTGGAGTTCTTTTGAGCCCACCGCAAGACCATGGGCCTTAGTAATCAAGACTAAATCATTGTTCATGTTTATAGTCACAGAGACATCATAGAGCtgtttaaataataacaaaaacagactgTGTACATTTTTTACACTCTTTGGGACATATAGACAGtgacaaaaatgtcaaacttgGAGAGAAGTTCACTCTTTGAATCCATTAATGCCTCTGTCATTAAATGTAATGAGTGTGAAGTTGGGATTGTTGCTTTCTTGGAAGTTACAGTAAGGGTCAGTCCAACTTTAGAAAAGTGTGGGAGGAGGGATTACCAGATTTTATCTGAGTAAACAGGCTCCTCCACATGAGGTCCCATTAATTAGCTGTTTTGTTAATTTAGTTGGCTTTTTCCTCTGGTTTTAATTCTCGGAAGTCTGCCTGCTGTGACCCGCTGTTATAATTTCATTGGTAGAGTGTGAATTTCAGTGGTTGGAAATACATTATTGCAGGGGTGTGAGTTATTCGGAAGTGTGGAAAGAGAGAAGTTTTTCAAGGCACCTTGAATTAAAATCAGTGTTGGATGATTCTATCATATTATAGTAACACTTAATATAATCTAGGAATTCTACCCACCTGTAACACGGAGCACCTGCAGACTGACAAGCGGTTTGAGTGATGAAGCTCCCAGGGTGCGGAGGTGATTCCTGCTGAGGTCCAGCAAGGCCAGAGACGACAATCCAGACAAGGCTTGCTCAGCTAGCAGCTCAATGCTGTTTTCTTGCAAGTGGAGTTCCTGCAGACGCTGCAGACAGCAAAAATGGCACAAAGCAGGGGAAGCAGAGGTAAGTATAAAATGTGCAAGTTCATAAGGGATAGAATTATCCAGTATAGTGACAGGAGGGTGTCTCAGCTCCACCTGAGTCAGTCTGTACTGTATTACCACATGCTAGGGATTAAGGAGACATCAGTCACGAATAAGACTTAGGCTACGTTCCCACTGCAGCTCTTAATGTTCAATtctgattttttgatcaaatccaatttttttgtctgcttgttcacactacaaataaaatgcgacagcaaatgCGCTCTAGTGttaaccctcaaagcggcccgcatgtgcaaaagaagacgtcacacacaactcgctctgtttagacccagaccaaacagtattgtttgactgatggcccttaatataaagacttgtttcggactttacgtttcccaattttgctttaagttataaagttattttgttatttacatatggcccaataattatccttattgctgttttttgaggagcggtgcttcaaaggatagttgcagatttctgtcagaatctgcagattatacagtacaaataaaatgttcacgtttctccaacgttgtcttcccaacagtttcactggatggccaggaagcgttcgcgatgtcttcttgAGCGCTTCTCCgacgctgataattggcgtctggatttaatgcgacatgaccgttcaaacagcagtcgctttctaaaacatcagatatgtatcggattcagtaccacatacgaaagtgacccaggtcggatttgaaaatatcggatttgtgccgttcacactgtcataccatgattggATATGGGtcacatagggtcaaaaaagtcagatttgatgcgcttttgcctgcagtgtgaacgtagcgtTAAATTTGAAGACATCATTCTGTAAAAACATTCTATATTTGTTTCCTAGAACACCTATTTCAAAGTTTGCATTAATTATTTCCAACTAATACATTCGGGCTGACACAACCTAACCTGTAGTCCTCTGAAGGTGTGGTCCTGGACTCGAGTGATCTGGTTGCCGGCGAGATACAGGATCCTTAGGTGCTCCAGACCCCGAAACATATCAGAGGTAACCAGGTGGATGAGGTTACCATTAAGGGCCAGCTCCAGCAGCTGCCCCTGCCCGAGAAAAGCCCCGGGCTCCAGGGCTGAGATGCTGTTGTTCTGCAGGTATAGATAATGGAGGCTGCCAAGGCAAGTCAGGTCCTGAAGACGGATCTGCACTATCGCGTTGTCCTGGAGGAAAATGGTCTTTATGGACGACAGGGTAAATGAAATTAGCAGAGTGATCACACATTGATTACATTAGGGAAACAGAAGATAGGATGTGAGGTTTCATCTGAGGTTTGTTTTGTACAAGAAAATGAGTGTGGCTTATAGCTGTGCTGCACTCAGCGGGTAGAAATTAACCACACAATGGATTAAACCAGAAACAGATCCACCTTGAAACACTGTCTCACTGGGCTGTGCATGTTAAATGTAGTCATGTGTGGTGTTCCATATACCGCAGAATGAACTAGTTCACAGTTATGATAATCTTACTAATTCTAATGATGTCTGTATGCTCTAAACCTATCATCGGTAATCATTGTTCATCTGATCTTTCTCAAATCTGGCATATGTGTTGCTGAGAATCCAAATAACATCCAAAGTATGTAAGCTTCAGATAGGTTTGGCTGAGTGGTTCTCATATCAGCTCACTTGTCTGCGATCCTACTCTCCCAATAGGATCCATCACTAATTTCAAGTCATAATGAAAACAACATGATTTTAATTGAGTAAAATGTGTTGACTTAACAAACCGGAACTTTGACCCTGAGAGATCTGCACTCCACTGTGAGGCTGGAACAGCGACAGCCGGAGGGACAGCCCAGAGACGGCTAAGGGTATGCTTTACTATGTTACTGAAAAGTTTCGAGCCTCTGTTTCTGAACCAGATCTGCCCCTTTGCCCTACACGTTCAGTTTCAAAACACCGGGTGAAGACATAGACATTCAAAATCAGGCTTCATATTGAGCCTCCACAAtgagtgatgtcacagtggctaggtccatcttttatttacatctTTTAGCTGCAGCCAACAATCTGCCTGTTCTGCAGAGCCCCACTTTGAGCCGGCACAGTCACACCCACGCACATTCTGCGAGTGCAACCTTCTTGTTGTCAGTATATGATTACCTGCATGTGATGTGTTTAGGGGCCATCTGTAAATTGAGAAGGACATGGGTTATATTCTGCCTGAATGAGCACTGTGGTAGTAATGGTAGTTGGTTGCGTTTCACGTGTCTTAGTCAGAAATCACAGGTCTTTTAAGTCAGCATATCCCCAAAAAAGAACATTAGACTGAGTTTTTTTATGAGACGTGCTTTCTGCGTTGGATCTGGCATGCACAATTTTGCAGCTTGATTGGTAATATGCATTCATCTGTGACGCTTCCTTGGAAGAAAACACGGGGGCCACGAGGTAAAGTGTGATGGACGAGATAGACCTGCTGATTGAGGTTAATGGAACAATTTATGCAGGGCATGCTTTACATTAATATTCATGAGCTGCAGtgatgttggggggggggggggggggggttgaacccaagaggaaaaaaaaccacgGCATATTGTTAAACATCTTCGCAACAGATGATCAGAGCTGTGCAAGAGTCGCGCTCTGAGCAAGAATGAATAATTACACAGCCAACAGCGCAGCCCTTCCCTCAGGCTTACATCAAAGAGGGTCACGGTGAATTGATTAACCACAATCATTTCAGGGTAATAAGAATGGATCAGAGAGGAAGTCAACTGAAAACCTCtggtgtacatgtgtgtgtgtttggatgggGCGGGGGCACGGGCAACTAGTGCTCTAACATACAGTCCAACTGACCTCGGTGACAGACGGGATGCCCTGTGGGATTTCTTTGACCCCGAGAGATCCGCATTCCACTGTGAGGCTGTAGCAGCGACAGCTGGAGGGACAGCCCAGGGACGGCTGCGGGATGAGGACTAGGATGATCAGGATTAGTCTGGAGAACCACAAGAGGCCCATGACGGCTTTACAGTAGGTCTTCAGAGGCAGAACCTGAAAAGAtgggaaaaaaggggaaaacatTTCTCTCTTCTTGGTTAATGCACTTTATTCTCAAAGCGGAGACTGACAGCAGCTCCAGATGTGCTGTTAAAGCATATAACTGTGAAATGGCAAGGGAGGATTGACA includes:
- the lrrc24 gene encoding leucine-rich repeat-containing protein 24 isoform X1, translating into MFSPFFPSFQVLPLKTYCKAVMGLLWFSRLILIILVLIPQPSLGCPSSCRCYSLTVECGSLGVKEIPQGIPSVTETIFLQDNAIVQIRLQDLTCLGSLHYLYLQNNSISALEPGAFLGQGQLLELALNGNLIHLVTSDMFRGLEHLRILYLAGNQITRVQDHTFRGLQRLQELHLQENSIELLAEQALSGLSSLALLDLSRNHLRTLGASSLKPLVSLQVLRVTENPWRCDCALGWLKTWISEDGQRLLSSAEQRRLMCSEPPRLSHLSLVEVPPNSLVCIPPVVQLEPSHLTVRLGESLRVSCQASGYPQPQVTWKKASHGKPQLSPRGLVQELGPNGELFRPGAGGAVTALPSSGGIKVGGVGAIHGPVRGTEEGGERDSFDPDMGSGMLFLSNVTVAHAGRYECEAWNPGGVARVTFHLAVNMSSSSYSSQFWPRLNTHSYVSSSSNSFYQPEVVDVSQEPLYEQDSMDFNALGPATQTAIAVGISLLALTAVLLLIMIYTRHQQYQKDDTGSYCTSKEESILYVNDYSDGPTTFAQLEEYRDDHGHEMYVLNRAKPVLGSTSSACPMMSGFVQQKGMKEALLDHEMVQTLTRSGGLGLRRNPADGGEGPLTTDPEELFLSQSLLFGSQVAYEIHC
- the lrrc24 gene encoding leucine-rich repeat-containing protein 24 isoform X2, with product MGLLWFSRLILIILVLIPQPSLGCPSSCRCYSLTVECGSLGVKEIPQGIPSVTETIFLQDNAIVQIRLQDLTCLGSLHYLYLQNNSISALEPGAFLGQGQLLELALNGNLIHLVTSDMFRGLEHLRILYLAGNQITRVQDHTFRGLQRLQELHLQENSIELLAEQALSGLSSLALLDLSRNHLRTLGASSLKPLVSLQVLRVTENPWRCDCALGWLKTWISEDGQRLLSSAEQRRLMCSEPPRLSHLSLVEVPPNSLVCIPPVVQLEPSHLTVRLGESLRVSCQASGYPQPQVTWKKASHGKPQLSPRGLVQELGPNGELFRPGAGGAVTALPSSGGIKVGGVGAIHGPVRGTEEGGERDSFDPDMGSGMLFLSNVTVAHAGRYECEAWNPGGVARVTFHLAVNMSSSSYSSQFWPRLNTHSYVSSSSNSFYQPEVVDVSQEPLYEQDSMDFNALGPATQTAIAVGISLLALTAVLLLIMIYTRHQQYQKDDTGSYCTSKEESILYVNDYSDGPTTFAQLEEYRDDHGHEMYVLNRAKPVLGSTSSACPMMSGFVQQKGMKEALLDHEMVQTLTRSGGLGLRRNPADGGEGPLTTDPEELFLSQSLLFGSQVAYEIHC